The Macrotis lagotis isolate mMagLag1 chromosome 6, bilby.v1.9.chrom.fasta, whole genome shotgun sequence genome includes a window with the following:
- the FZD5 gene encoding frizzled-5, with amino-acid sequence MAGPPPPPLLRLLLLLAPLAGRAGASSQAPVCQEITVPMCRGIGYNLTHMPNQFNHDTQDEAGLEVHQFWPLVEIQCSPDLRFFLCSVYTPICLPDYPKPLPPCRSVCERARAGCAPLMRQYGFAWPERMGCDRLPALGDAETLCMDYNRSEATTAPAPGPGPTPAAPPRGSAAPGADCGAACGCREPLVPIARETHPLFNKVRTGRVLNCALPCFQPTFSPDERTFAAFWIGVWSVLCFVSTSATVATFLIDTERFRYPERPIIFLSACYLFVSLGFLVRLAVGHASVACSREHGHVHYETTGPALCTVVFLLVYFFGMASSIWWVILSLTWFLAAGMKWGNEAIAGYSQYFHLAAWLIPSVQSIAVLALSAVDGDPVAGICSVGNQNLDYLRGFVLAPLVVYLLTGALFLLAGFVSLFRIRSVIKQGGTKTDKLEKLMIRIGLFTVLYTVPAGAVVACYLYEQHWRESWERALTCPCPPGPPRPKPEYWVLMLKYLMCLLVGITSGVWIWSGKTLESWRHFTGRCCCRRPRRGPKAGARDYAEASAALTGCRPGGPCPAAAAYHKQASLSHV; translated from the coding sequence ATggccgggccgccgccgccgccgctgctgcggctgctgctgctcctgGCGCCGCTggccggccgggccggggccTCCTCGCAGGCGCCCGTGTGCCAGGAGATCACGGTGCCCATGTGCCGGGGCATCGGCTACAACCTGACGCACATGCCCAACCAGTTCAACCACGACACGCAGGACGAGGCGGGGCTGGAGGTGCACCAGTTCTGGCCGCTGGTGGAGATCCAGTGCTCGCCCGACCTGCGCTTCTTCCTCTGCTCCGTCTACACGCCCATCTGCCTGCCGGACTACCCCAAGCCGCTGCCGCCCTGCCGCTCCGTCTGCGAGCGCGCCCGGGCCGGCTGCGCCCCGCTCATGCGCCAGTACGGCTTCGCCTGGCCCGAGCGCATGGGCTGCGACCGGCTGCCGGCGCTGGGCGACGCCGAGACCCTGTGCATGGACTACAACCGCAGCGAGGCCACCACGGCGccggccccgggcccgggcccgacCCCGGCGGCGCCTCCGCGCGGCTCGGCCGCCCCGGGCGCGGACTGCGGCGCCGCCTGCGGCTGCCGGGAGCCCCTGGTGCCCATCGCCCGCGAGACGCACCCGCTCTTCAACAAGGTGCGCACGGGCCGGGTGCTCAACTGCGCGCTGCCCTGCTTCCAGCCCACCTTCAGCCCGGACGAGCGCACCTTCGCCGCCTTCTGGATCGGCGTCTGGTCCGTGCTCTGCTTCGTCTCCACCTCGGCCACCGTGGCCACCTTCCTCATCGACACGGAGCGCTTCCGCTACCCCGAGCGCCCCATCATCTTCCTCTCGGCCTGCTACCTCTTCGTGTCGCTGGGCTTCTTGGTGCGCCTGGCCGTGGGCCACGCCAGCGTGGCCTGCAGCCGCGAGCACGGCCACGTCCACTACGAGACCACGGGCCCCGCGCTCTGCACCGTGGTCTTCCTGCTGGTCTACTTCTTCGGCATGGCCAGCTCCATCTGGTGGGTCATCCTGTCGCTCACCTGGTTCCTGGCGGCCGGCATGAAGTGGGGCAACGAGGCCATCGCCGGCTACTCGCAGTACTTCCACCTGGCCGCCTGGCTCATCCCCAGCGTCCAGTCCATCGCCGTGCTGGCGCTCAGCGCCGTGGACGGCGACCCCGTGGCCGGCATCTGCTCCGTGGGCAACCAGAACCTGGACTACCTGCGCGGCTTCGTGCTGGCGCCGCTCGTGGTCTACCTGCTCACGGGCGCGCTCTTCCTGCTGGCCGGCTTCGTCTCCCTCTTTCGCATCCGCAGCGTCATCAAGCAGGGGGGCACCAAGACGGACAAGCTGGAGAAGCTCATGATCCGCATCGGGCTCTTCACCGTGCTCTACACCGTGCCCGCGGGCGCCGTGGTGGCCTGCTACCTGTACGAGCAGCACTGGCGCGAGAGCTGGGAGCGCGCGCTCACCTGCCCCTGCCCGCCGGGCCCGCCGCGGCCCAAGCCCGAGTACTGGGTGCTCATGCTCAAGTACCTCATGTGCCTGCTGGTGGGCATCACCTCGGGGGTCTGGATCTGGTCGGGCAAGACGCTCGAGTCGTGGCGGCACTTCACGGGCcgctgctgctgccgccgccCGCGGCGGGGCCCCAAGGCCGGGGCCCGGGACTACGCGGAGGCCAGCGCCGCCCTGACGGGCTGCCGGCCGGGGGGCCCCTGCCCGGCCGCCGCCGCCTACCACAAGCAGGCCTCCCTGTCCCACGTGTAG